One genomic region from Prevotella sp. Rep29 encodes:
- a CDS encoding site-specific integrase — translation MRSTFNILFYVNKSKEKNGVVPVMGRVTINGTQSQFSCKKTIPLDMWDVKGNCAKGRSKEALQINRELNNIKAQIIKHYQHLSDREAFVTAEMVRNSYQGFGSEYETLLSAFDKDIDNQKKRVGKDRAASTLWAMERSRKDVAEFIQSHYRRTDMSMLELTPEFIKDFAAYLSTDRGLANGTIWQRCMWLKGVVLRAHYNGKIPRNPFAQFHISPNCKEREFLTEEELKAVVTHEFDDDSLAFVRDIFVFVCFTALSFIDVKNLTTANIVDINGDKWIISKRHKTNIPFQVKLMEVPLQIIDRYKHLQEDKLVFGKMNYWSMCKKLKTVMSACGIEKAISYHCGRHSFATLALSKGMPIESVSRVLGHTNIVTTQIYAKITSQKLDNDLTMLGNKLNASFKDIKRA, via the coding sequence ATGAGAAGTACTTTTAACATTCTGTTCTATGTGAACAAGAGTAAGGAGAAGAACGGTGTTGTGCCTGTGATGGGCAGGGTGACGATTAATGGGACTCAGTCGCAGTTCAGCTGTAAGAAGACGATTCCGCTTGACATGTGGGATGTAAAGGGCAATTGTGCCAAAGGCCGTAGCAAGGAGGCTTTGCAGATCAACCGCGAACTGAATAACATCAAGGCACAGATTATCAAACATTATCAGCATCTTTCTGACCGTGAGGCTTTCGTGACGGCAGAGATGGTGCGCAACTCCTATCAGGGATTTGGAAGCGAGTACGAGACATTATTGAGTGCTTTCGACAAGGACATCGACAATCAGAAGAAACGTGTGGGCAAGGACAGGGCTGCAAGCACGCTTTGGGCTATGGAGCGTTCGCGGAAGGATGTGGCAGAGTTCATTCAGTCGCACTACCGTCGCACAGACATGTCGATGTTGGAACTAACACCAGAGTTCATCAAAGACTTTGCCGCCTACCTCAGTACAGACCGTGGACTGGCCAACGGCACTATCTGGCAGCGATGTATGTGGCTGAAAGGTGTTGTTCTGAGAGCGCACTATAACGGCAAGATTCCCCGTAACCCGTTCGCGCAGTTCCACATCAGCCCGAACTGTAAGGAAAGGGAGTTTCTGACCGAGGAAGAACTGAAGGCTGTCGTGACCCATGAGTTCGACGACGACAGTCTCGCCTTCGTGCGTGACATCTTTGTATTCGTGTGCTTCACTGCCCTTTCGTTCATCGACGTGAAGAACCTGACGACGGCCAACATCGTGGACATCAACGGTGACAAGTGGATTATCAGCAAGCGACATAAGACCAACATTCCCTTTCAAGTGAAGCTGATGGAGGTACCCTTGCAGATTATCGACCGCTACAAACACCTACAGGAAGACAAACTGGTGTTCGGCAAGATGAACTACTGGTCAATGTGCAAGAAACTGAAAACGGTGATGTCAGCTTGTGGCATAGAGAAAGCCATATCCTACCATTGCGGACGTCACTCATTCGCAACCTTAGCGCTTTCAAAAGGAATGCCTATTGAGAGCGTGAGTCGCGTATTGGGACATACTAACATCGTGACCACCCAGATTTATGCCAAAATCACGAGCCAGAAACTCGACAATGACTTGACGATGCTCGGCAATAAGCTCAATGCCTCATTCAAGGATATAAAGAGAGCATAA
- a CDS encoding N-6 DNA methylase, producing the protein MDVNAVKELGNGYIIDFISNEPVKATPEEVNAVQVYSKMLVADYNYNRNQIQTHPQFRVKASPSDTEYRYPVDIVVFKTEEKKRGDEYIVVECKKPTREDGVEQLKLYLKFSEAELGVWFNGENTHYIRKVIKGGRIEFDENLLNIPAYGQRLEDIGKYKKEDLIPTHNLKQKFISIRNYLAGNAVGTTRDEEYARQIINVILCKLYDEKYTRPTEVLTFRAGIDESPKDIKKRIVDRFKEAKRTYKDVLDDSDNITLDDKSLAYIVGELQPYSLMTAQRDVIGDAFEVFIHRALKGGQGQYFTPKNIVRTAIQILDPGCDDKIIDPACGSGGFLIEGLKYLHGKVEKMGAEMNWPEEMIKEEKIAKANINFCGIEKDTFLSKVVKAYMILMGDGKSGIFCEDSLNEPKDWDGKTKARIQLDCFDILLANPPFGAKIPVKGEKKLSQYPLGHKWKYDRDGKLWTKTNKVKESEAPQILFLDRCIDLVREGGKLAIVVPDGVLCNPTDGYIVQELLSKTELLGLIDLPMSSFLPYTPTKTHLIFLKKTATPRDDYPFFMSYAKSCGHDKRGREIKNDEIAEIPEYLKMLRNGKIEKPSHLGWFMRISDLKDNILLPKYYNPDIQTELDSYLQSGDFELKTLQELQDDKILKVSRGHEVGSEHYGTGDIPFVRTSEISNWEITSDCTHCLSEDIYMKYKDKQNLETEDILVVNDGTYLMGRAAMITESDLKIIFQSHFRRIKIYRKDILSPYLLLALLGMEIVQRQIESKSFRQGTISTMGNRLMEVKIPIPTDDVLKSRIIDDMKIIINNKNEAKKKAQSYIIMTKQENLMGLRNKAKIGNL; encoded by the coding sequence ATGGATGTAAATGCTGTTAAAGAATTAGGAAATGGATATATTATAGACTTTATATCTAACGAACCTGTTAAGGCAACTCCAGAAGAAGTTAATGCTGTACAGGTTTATTCGAAAATGTTAGTAGCAGACTATAATTATAATCGTAATCAAATACAAACTCATCCTCAGTTTAGGGTCAAGGCATCACCATCAGATACGGAGTATAGATATCCTGTTGATATTGTTGTATTTAAAACGGAAGAGAAAAAACGTGGGGATGAATATATAGTGGTGGAATGTAAAAAACCAACCCGTGAAGATGGTGTAGAACAGTTGAAGTTGTATCTTAAGTTTTCTGAAGCGGAACTTGGAGTTTGGTTTAATGGTGAAAACACTCATTACATTAGAAAAGTTATTAAAGGAGGAAGAATAGAGTTTGATGAAAATCTTCTGAACATCCCGGCGTATGGGCAAAGACTTGAGGATATAGGAAAATATAAAAAGGAGGATTTGATACCTACGCATAACTTGAAACAGAAGTTTATATCAATTAGAAACTATTTGGCTGGTAATGCTGTGGGTACTACGCGTGATGAAGAGTATGCAAGACAGATTATAAACGTTATCCTTTGCAAGTTGTATGATGAAAAATATACCCGTCCTACCGAAGTACTGACATTTAGAGCCGGAATAGATGAAAGTCCTAAAGATATAAAAAAGAGAATTGTTGACAGGTTCAAAGAAGCAAAAAGGACATACAAAGATGTCTTGGATGATTCGGATAACATAACATTGGATGATAAGTCATTAGCTTATATTGTCGGTGAACTTCAGCCCTATTCATTGATGACAGCGCAACGCGATGTGATTGGAGATGCTTTCGAAGTGTTTATCCATCGTGCATTAAAGGGAGGGCAAGGGCAATATTTTACGCCTAAAAATATAGTTCGCACAGCAATTCAAATTTTGGATCCAGGTTGTGATGACAAAATAATAGACCCTGCTTGTGGATCTGGAGGTTTTCTTATAGAGGGGCTCAAGTATCTTCATGGTAAAGTGGAAAAAATGGGAGCAGAAATGAATTGGCCGGAGGAAATGATAAAAGAAGAGAAGATAGCCAAGGCAAATATAAATTTCTGTGGAATAGAAAAAGATACTTTTTTGAGCAAGGTGGTAAAAGCCTACATGATTTTGATGGGTGATGGCAAAAGTGGCATTTTCTGTGAAGATAGTTTGAATGAACCAAAAGATTGGGATGGAAAAACAAAAGCTCGTATTCAATTAGATTGTTTTGATATTCTTTTAGCAAACCCTCCTTTTGGTGCAAAGATTCCCGTGAAGGGTGAGAAAAAACTTTCACAATATCCATTAGGTCATAAATGGAAATATGATAGAGATGGCAAATTGTGGACAAAGACAAACAAAGTAAAAGAAAGTGAAGCTCCGCAGATTCTTTTTTTGGATAGGTGTATAGATTTGGTAAGAGAAGGAGGAAAACTTGCAATAGTTGTTCCAGATGGTGTACTATGTAATCCGACAGACGGATATATTGTACAAGAGTTATTAAGCAAGACGGAACTTCTTGGACTAATAGATTTACCAATGAGCTCTTTTTTACCATATACGCCAACGAAAACACATCTTATTTTTCTGAAAAAAACAGCAACCCCGAGAGACGATTATCCATTTTTCATGAGTTACGCTAAAAGTTGTGGTCATGATAAACGAGGTCGTGAAATTAAAAATGATGAGATAGCAGAAATTCCAGAATATTTGAAAATGTTGAGAAACGGAAAAATAGAAAAGCCTTCACATCTTGGATGGTTTATGCGAATCAGTGATTTGAAAGACAATATATTATTGCCAAAATATTACAATCCAGACATTCAGACGGAATTGGATTCTTACTTACAATCTGGAGATTTTGAACTTAAAACTTTGCAAGAACTTCAGGATGATAAAATATTGAAAGTTTCAAGAGGACACGAGGTTGGTAGCGAACATTATGGGACGGGAGATATTCCTTTTGTCCGGACTTCTGAAATTTCGAATTGGGAAATAACTTCTGACTGTACTCATTGCCTTTCAGAAGATATTTATATGAAGTATAAAGATAAGCAAAATCTTGAGACGGAAGACATACTTGTCGTAAATGATGGCACCTATCTTATGGGTAGAGCAGCAATGATAACCGAGTCTGATTTAAAGATAATCTTTCAAAGCCATTTTAGAAGAATCAAAATATACAGAAAGGATATTCTGTCTCCTTATTTGCTTTTGGCCCTGTTGGGAATGGAAATCGTTCAAAGACAAATTGAATCCAAATCATTTAGACAGGGTACTATTTCAACAATGGGGAATAGGCTAATGGAAGTGAAAATACCAATACCAACCGATGATGTACTCAAAAGTAGAATAATTGATGACATGAAAATAATAATTAATAATAAAAATGAAGCAAAAAAGAAAGCGCAATCATATATCATCATGACAAAACAGGAGAATTTGATGGGCTTAAGAAATAAAGCTAAGATAGGTAATCTGTAA
- a CDS encoding helix-turn-helix domain-containing protein, with amino-acid sequence MNELIMPHNVSVKNALENMKEVLALYKKVIGNYRPLLDGERYLTDREVAQILKVSRRTLQEYRNDGLLPYILLGGKVLYRESDLERVLESCYHPAYIR; translated from the coding sequence ATGAACGAACTGATAATGCCTCATAACGTCAGCGTAAAGAATGCGTTGGAGAACATGAAAGAGGTGCTTGCCCTATACAAGAAGGTGATAGGCAATTATCGCCCATTGCTTGATGGTGAACGCTACCTGACAGACAGAGAGGTGGCACAGATCCTGAAGGTCAGCAGACGAACGCTACAGGAATACCGAAATGATGGTTTACTACCTTATATATTATTAGGTGGCAAGGTGCTATATCGTGAGAGTGACTTGGAAAGGGTTCTGGAAAGTTGCTATCACCCTGCGTATATACGATAG